TCATCTTCCATGGGTGAATAATTGGGACCTTGTGGATAGCTCATGCCATCATATTTTAGGCCATTATTACCTGAATAGGGATAAGAGCTTGTTTTATGAATTGGCGGAAAAAGACCATTTGTGGAGTCAAAGAGTGGCCATGGTGACAAGCTATTATTGGATCAAAAGAGGAAAGTATGAAGATGCATTGATTTTAGCAGAGAAATTTATTTCACATCCGCATGATTTAATGCACAAAGCGGTAGGTTGGATGCTTCGCGAAATTGGAAATCAGGATTACGAAGTAGAATACGAGTTTTTGAAAAAACACTACCGCCAGATGCCTAGAACTGCCCTCCGCTATGCTATCGAGAAGTTTGACGAAGAGGTAAGGCATGATTTTTTGAAGGGAAGGGTTTGAAAATTTAAATCAGAAGTTTGAATTCAGAAAGTTTATCTTTTGAAAAAGACAGCTCTTCGAGCAGATATCAAGTAAGATAGCTACGCAGATAGGAAAGGGATTTATCTCGCGGAGCGTATCTCGCCGAAGGTATATCTTTATTTTTTATCTTTTTTTGAAAGACAGCGTTCGAGCAGATATCAAGTAAGGTAGCTATGCAGATAGGGTAGGGATTTATCTCGCGAAGCGTATCTCGGTGGAGGCATATCTTTATTTATATCTTTTTATGAAAGACAGCTCTTCGAGCAGATATGAAGTAAGATAGCTACGCAGATAGGAAAGGGATTTATCTCGCGAAGCGTATCTCGGTGGAGGCATATCTTTATTTATATCTTCTTGTGAAAGACAGCTCTCCGAGCAGATATGAAGTAAGATAGCTACGCAGATAGGGAAGGGGTTTATCTCGCGAAGCATATCTCGCCGCAGGCATATCTTTATTTATATCTTCTTATGAAAGACAGTTCTTCGAGCAGATATCAAGTAAGAAAGCTATGCAGATAGGGTAGGTATTTATCTCGCGAAGCGTATCTCGCCGCAGGCATATTTCACGAAGTGTATCTCCCTTTTCTAGACTTATTCAATCCCATCCAACTCACTTAATTCTAACCAAACTAATTCTAGCTCCTCCAGTTCTGCGTCAATTTCCGCAATACGATTGGACTGCTTGATCAATTCTTCATGATCATCAATTCCTGCAGAGATTTTATCCGTGATGTCAGCTTTCTCTTTTTCAAGTTTGGAAATCGAGGTATTCACCTCTTTAAACTCTTGCTTTTGTTTATAGCTTGCCTTTGCTTTTGTCTGGCTGAGCGGAGTCGAAGCCTCATTTTTTGTGTCGACAATTTTATTTTCTGGCTCTTGAATCTTTCTGCTTGAATCTTGATTCTTATTTTCCTTTTCCCATTCTCTGAATTCACTGTAGTTGCCCGGGAAGTCCTTGATTTCTCCTTCTCCCTCAAAAACAAACAAATGCTCCACCAATCTGTCCATGAAATACCGATCGTGAGATACGATGATCAAACAACCAGGAAATGTGTCCAAAAACTCCTCCAAGGTATTTAAAGTCATCAAATCCAGGTCATTCGTTGGTTCATCCAGAATCAGGAAATTCGGATTCTTAATCAGTACCATAAGCAGCTGAAGTCTTCTTCGTTCCCCTCCGCTGAGTTTTGCGATTGGAGTATGTTGCTGCTTGGGAGGGAAGCCAAATTGAGTCAAAAACTGGGAAACAGTGATCGTTGCTCCACCGGCGATGTTGACTACTTCTGCCACATCTTTGACGATGTCGATGAGACGTTTTTCCTCATCAAAGCTACTTTCTTCCTGACGGTAATATCCAAAAGCAGTGGTCTGACCTATAGAAATTTTCCCGGAATCTGGAGCCAATTGCCCAGTTATCATATTTAGGAAAGTAGTTTTTCCAGCCCCATTTGGCCCTACAATACCCACACGATCCTTCTTTCTAAAAGTATAGGAGAAGTCCCTGATGATGTTTTTGTCACCAAAAGACTTTTTCATCTTTTCGATTTCGATGATTTTGTTTCCAAGACGCTGAGTCGTTACTGTCAATTGGATATCACGTTCCTCTCGTTTCTGCGAAGCTTTTTCTTTGGTTTCTTCGAAAGCATCTACTCGGTATTTTGCTTTGGTACTTCTAGCTTTTGGTTGACGACGAATCCAGTCCAGTTCTTTCTTATAAAGACTTTTTGCTTTTTCTAGCTCAATATCCTCGATCTCCATTCGCTCAGCTTTTTTATCTAAGAAGTAGCCGTAGTTTCCGAGGTAGCGATGCACTTTCCCTTGATCAAGTTCCAGGATTTCATTGGTGACCTTTTCTAGGAAATATCTGTCGTGAGTAACCATGAATAGCGCAAGATTTGCTTTCGCTAAGTAATCCTCAAGCCATTCTATTGTTTCTAAGTCCAGGTGGTTGGTAGGCTCATCAAGAAGCAACAAATCAGGTTTTTCTAGAATAGCTTTCGCCAAAGCCACTCGTTTACGCTGACCACCGGAAAGTGTTCCTACCGGAAGGTCGGTGTCATGAAGGCCTAATTTGCCAAGTACTTCTTTTACCTGATATTCAAAATCCCAGGCTTGGAAGGCATCCATTTTCTCGAAAAGTGTAGCCATTTGATCGGAGTTGTCAATACCGCGTTCTGCTTCCAACATGGCCTTATGATAATCTTCGATGACTTGGAGAACTTCAGAATTACTTTGATCAAAGATCGTTTGATAGATGCTTAGGCTTCCTTCAAAAACGGGGTTTTGATGTACATAAGCCACTTTTACCTGCTGGTTGATTCCTACCTGACCTGTATCAGGAATCTCCAGGCCCATGATGATTTTCATCAGCGTGGATTTGCCCGCACCATTGATGCCGACCAAGGCAATTTTCTGACCTTGGGAAATGCCAAAAGAGATATTGGAAAAAAGCTTGCGTTCCCCGAACGCTTTACTGAGGTTTTCGACCGAAAGGTAATTCATGCCGCAAAAGTAAGGAAAAGAAGGGCAAGAAATGTGAATATTTAAATCATGTTTATTTCGGCTAGAGGCTTAGTACCTCTATTTGAAATTGAATCGGCTCAAAATTGTAGAGAAGTAAGCGTTATCTTGTGGCCAGAGGTCTTGTTTTATCTTGCTTTAAGTTTTAAAATATATGGATTTTCGTAGTTATCAAACTGGTCTATGATCTTCTTAATAAGAGGATTCTCTAACATAAATTGATCATAATTGGGATCATCCTGTAATTTTTCTGCTTCAGATTTAATAGCATAGGGATCAACGCTGAAATATAAAAACTCACCGTCAGAATCTATTGGCATATTGATCAAAAATGAGGAAAGTTTACTAAATCCTTCACCGTACTGATTTTTCCAGTTGGCAATAATTTTGGTGGATTTATTTTTTATGCTGTACACCGCTGAAATCGGCTTCCCTTCATAAAAAAATCTAAAGAAAATGTTGCCCTCTGAAAAGTAAATGCTATTAATAAGATCTACGAATCCATTTTTTTCTAATTCTTGTCCAAACTCCATAATATCCTTGAAATCCTGAGAAAATATTTCAGATGGAATCCGATTTGGACCAAAATTAAGTAAGTAGGTTGGGTATAAATTATCATTTTCTATGGAATAGATCGTATCATTGTAGGTATGGAAGAATAACAAGCTTTTATTATAAGCAATAAAGTTATTTGGCTCAATTACGTTTAGGTAATTCCTTTCATCTCCAAGTGGAAAATACGTATTCAGTTTCTTGTCATTTTGATAGTCCACCACCACTAGTCGACCGCCATCACCATCAAAAAATGTCCCACCGTAAATCCAGTATTTGTTTTCTTGGGGATAAAAAGAGGAAGCTAATCTTAAAAATTTATTTTTCCATTCATTCTTTGCTACGCCATTTTTGTCGTAACGAATTATTTTGCCTTGATCAGAATCCAAAATCTCAACTAAGGACAGATATGGATTCCAATGAATGTCACTGAGTTTTTGATATTCCAGTGGGCCATACCCTTGGGATTGGATGACATTATTTAAATTCCCTTCAAGATCAGTAATCAGAACAATTGAAGATGTCAAAATCCATAGATTATCTTCTATCTTTTTAATTTTATTAATCTTTGATATTGGGAAATTTTGCGAATTCTTAATAGTTAATAAGTCAACTACTTCAAAAATCTCGTCAAAAGCATAAGTAGTTTTATTTTCTACTTGGACAGGTATTTTTTGAATCACTTGATTTGAGATCTTGCTTTTTTTGTCCGAGCAAGAGAAAAGGATAGGTATATATAATAGGAAAAGGGTCTTTTTTAATAATTTCATATTTTAGTATTAATAAGATGGAAAGGGGTAACCCTCTCCATCTATTCAGATTAATCAGAACACTCTACACCAGTGCATGAGTTTAACTGGTTAGTTGTTTCAATGCAACAATACTCTCCAGTTTCTAAATTTCTAGCTCTTGCATAATAGGCTTCGTTTTGACAGTTACCATCTGGACAAGGGTCTTCCGTCGCCATTGTATTCTGTGGACCAAAGTAGGCGAAGCTTAAAGCAAACAATCCAATTCCTAAAATTACTTTTTTCATAACCGTTAAAATTTATGGTTAAAATCATAATCCCCTTGGCCAAGAGCTGCTAACCGACTGATTAGTTAATCGCAACATATTATTATTATTATGCAAACATTTGGACGAATAAGATAGGTTATTGACTAAATATACATTATATAGGGCGTGAAATGCTAATTTATCAGGTGATATGAAAACCATCCATGACATCCTCAAACTCGGAGACCCTAGGTTATACGAAGTTTGTGATCCAGTTTTAAAGTCAGAGTTGGAGCAAGTGCCAATTTGGACTCAGCAGCTACATGAGGCCATGGAGGATATCCGAAAAGCCTATGGGTTTGGTAGAGGAATCGCTGCTCCTCAATTGGGAATCATGAAACGGATGTTTTACCTAAATCTGGATAAACCCTATATCATTCTTAATCCAGAACTAAAAAATCCAAGTGAGGAAATGTTTGAATTATGGGATGATTGCATGAGTTTTCCTAAGCTATTGGTAAAAGTGAGGAGGCATCAATCGCTTACTTTGTCCTATAGAGATCAAAATTGGACGCTTCAAGAATGGAAAGTTTCAGGAGAAAATTCCGAGTTAATTCAGCACGAATATGATCATTTGGACGGTGTGTTATGCACGATGCGTGCGATAGATCAGAAAAGCTTTCGTTGGAAAGAATGATTAGGTAGGTCCATTTATTTTGTTTGAGTAGGTTGAATTGAGGGGGCTTTTCCATTTTAATCAGAATTTCCCCTTCCTCTTCGGGATTTTTTTCTAATTTTGCCCCAATTTGGACGTAAGTAATTTCATCTCTCTATTCCCCTTTTGTAATGCCAAAAGAAAGTAGCATCAAGCACGTACTCATCATCGGTTCTGGTCCCATTGTCATAGGTCAAGCTTGCGAGTTTGACTATTCAGGTTCTCAGGCCGCCAGGTCTCTTCGTGAAGAAGGGATCACCGTGACATTGATCAATTCAAACCCTGCCACGATCATGACA
Above is a window of Algoriphagus machipongonensis DNA encoding:
- a CDS encoding peptide deformylase; amino-acid sequence: MKTIHDILKLGDPRLYEVCDPVLKSELEQVPIWTQQLHEAMEDIRKAYGFGRGIAAPQLGIMKRMFYLNLDKPYIILNPELKNPSEEMFELWDDCMSFPKLLVKVRRHQSLTLSYRDQNWTLQEWKVSGENSELIQHEYDHLDGVLCTMRAIDQKSFRWKE
- a CDS encoding 6-bladed beta-propeller — protein: MKLLKKTLFLLYIPILFSCSDKKSKISNQVIQKIPVQVENKTTYAFDEIFEVVDLLTIKNSQNFPISKINKIKKIEDNLWILTSSIVLITDLEGNLNNVIQSQGYGPLEYQKLSDIHWNPYLSLVEILDSDQGKIIRYDKNGVAKNEWKNKFLRLASSFYPQENKYWIYGGTFFDGDGGRLVVVDYQNDKKLNTYFPLGDERNYLNVIEPNNFIAYNKSLLFFHTYNDTIYSIENDNLYPTYLLNFGPNRIPSEIFSQDFKDIMEFGQELEKNGFVDLINSIYFSEGNIFFRFFYEGKPISAVYSIKNKSTKIIANWKNQYGEGFSKLSSFLINMPIDSDGEFLYFSVDPYAIKSEAEKLQDDPNYDQFMLENPLIKKIIDQFDNYENPYILKLKAR
- a CDS encoding ABC-F family ATP-binding cassette domain-containing protein encodes the protein MNYLSVENLSKAFGERKLFSNISFGISQGQKIALVGINGAGKSTLMKIIMGLEIPDTGQVGINQQVKVAYVHQNPVFEGSLSIYQTIFDQSNSEVLQVIEDYHKAMLEAERGIDNSDQMATLFEKMDAFQAWDFEYQVKEVLGKLGLHDTDLPVGTLSGGQRKRVALAKAILEKPDLLLLDEPTNHLDLETIEWLEDYLAKANLALFMVTHDRYFLEKVTNEILELDQGKVHRYLGNYGYFLDKKAERMEIEDIELEKAKSLYKKELDWIRRQPKARSTKAKYRVDAFEETKEKASQKREERDIQLTVTTQRLGNKIIEIEKMKKSFGDKNIIRDFSYTFRKKDRVGIVGPNGAGKTTFLNMITGQLAPDSGKISIGQTTAFGYYRQEESSFDEEKRLIDIVKDVAEVVNIAGGATITVSQFLTQFGFPPKQQHTPIAKLSGGERRRLQLLMVLIKNPNFLILDEPTNDLDLMTLNTLEEFLDTFPGCLIIVSHDRYFMDRLVEHLFVFEGEGEIKDFPGNYSEFREWEKENKNQDSSRKIQEPENKIVDTKNEASTPLSQTKAKASYKQKQEFKEVNTSISKLEKEKADITDKISAGIDDHEELIKQSNRIAEIDAELEELELVWLELSELDGIE
- a CDS encoding DNA alkylation repair protein; protein product: MTLLVEQIKAALADKAIPEKAAFFPRFFKSGPGEYGEGDKFLGVKVPEQRKIAKSVFKEISLKEISTLMKDPYHEVRLTGVLILVYKYQKIKNEEDQKAIVDFYLDHLPWVNNWDLVDSSCHHILGHYYLNRDKSLFYELAEKDHLWSQRVAMVTSYYWIKRGKYEDALILAEKFISHPHDLMHKAVGWMLREIGNQDYEVEYEFLKKHYRQMPRTALRYAIEKFDEEVRHDFLKGRV